In Sulfitobacter sp. LCG007, the sequence GGCGGTTTGATCTCTCTGGCCGGGGTCGCCTTTCTGACTGGCATAGCCGGAGCATGAAGCCAGCACATTAGCTTGTCTGCCTGGCCATCGAGTCCGGGGCGAAGCCCGCTTACGCACACGGTTCGCTACCGGGCATCGACGGCTTTTACGCCGGGCTGCTGCATCCGTTCTCGACACCGTCACAAGCCGTCCTGATGCCTGGCCTTGGGCTGGTGGTCGGCAGCTTTGCCGTTCCGAAGGTGAATTGGCACTTGGCAGCATTTCTTGCCGCGATGCTTGCAGGAATGCTTTCGGGAAGCAGGTTCGCACAACTCGACGCGGCGCTTTTCGCGGTCGCATTTGCGGTCTGCGCGTTGAACGCGCTGCAACCGGGGAAACTGCTCGCGGTCTCAATTCCGTTGGTCGCAGTCGCAGGTGTCCTGATCGGCATGGCATCCATTCCTGTGCAGGACCGACGCCAGGCCGCTTGTGTAATGTTGCCATGGTATTCATCTACAGATGTTAGGAGACATTTTCACGGTCTGAGGGCAGCGGAGGTGCAGCGGAGGCCCGAAAAGCCCATGAACCGGCACAGCGCGCGTGTCGGGCATTCCCGTCAGGCGACTGATACTGCTTGCTGATCGGATGGTGGGTCGTGACGGGCTCGAACCGCCGACATCTTCGGTGTAAACGAAGCGCTCTACCAACTGAGCTAACGACCCGTGGAGCGGCTATTAGCGCAAACCGGGCGCGGGCTTCAAGTGCCGATTGGCAAGCACTGCTGTCTGCCGTCTTCCAGATGGTAGACGACCCCCTGCCCGCCCGGGATGTCGTCGAGTTCGCGGATGGCGCGTCCGAGCACGATCAGGCGCAGCATCCGGCTGGTGACACCATGCGTCACCAGGATCGCCGGCCCCCGGAGATCGTCGAGGAAAGCCTTGCAGCGCCTGTATAACGCCTCGAAACCCTCTCCGCCGGGTGCGCGGTCGTAGTGCAGGAGAGAGCCGGAGTCGTCCCCGAAGGTCGCGCCACGGAGCTCAAGCTGATCGGCCGTCATTCCGGTCCATTCCCCGACGCCGATCTCCTTCAGGCGCTCGTCGGTGCGGATCTCGTGAACCAGTCCCTGCAGCGCAAGGGCAGCCGTGTGCAGCGCCCGGACCTGCGGGCTCGAGATTGCCGTGCAGCCGGTGAGGTCACACCCCGACAGGATGTTGCGCTGGCGCAGGGCCTCGGCCACGCCCTGGTCGGTCAGCGCGGAATCGCGCCAGCCCTGCATGCGCCTGGCCGCGTTCCATTCCGTCTGGCCGTGACGCATGACGAAGAGCCTCGGGAACGCGCTCACCGATCCTCTCCGGGGCTTTCGGGTATATCGTAATCACGCGGCCCCTGCCCCTCATCGCCCTCGGGCCGCCTCTCCGGTGCGCGCGTCCGCCTGGGGGATTCTGCCGTGGCGATGCGAAGGGCCTGGCTGCTGCCGTCCTTGCCTTCTCCGAGCCAGAGGGTCCGCTGGGGAAAGGGTATCTCGATGCCCCGTTCGTCGAAAACCGTCTTCAGGGCGCCGTTATAGGCGCGGCCGATGCCCCATTGCTTGCCGGGCCGGGTCTTGATGCGCGCCCGCAGGACGACGGCATTGTCGCCGAAGGCCTCGACCCCGAACCATTCCAGATCTCCCAGCACGTCTCGCGCCATCTCCTCGTCCTGCTTCATCAGCGCGAAGGCATCATGCATCGCCGCCTTCACGTCCTCGACGTCCTCGCGGTAGGCCACGCCCATGTCGCAGACGGAATAGCTGAATTCCTTCATGAAATTCGACACGAGGTCGACCGACGAGAACGGAATGATATGATACACCCCATGCAGATCGCGCAGCGAGACCGAGCGGACAGACAGGCGCTCGACCACCCCGGTGGTTGCGCCGGCCGTGACCACGTCACCCACGTTCATCGCGTTCTCGAACTGGATAAACACGCCGTTGATGATGTCCTGCACGAGTTTCTGTGACCCGAAGCCGACTGCCAGCCCGACAACGCCGGCAGACGCCAGCAGCGGGCCGATATCCAGGCCGATCTCGCTCAGCACGAACATCAGCGTGAGCACGAGCAGGAGAATGGTGGCGGCATTGCGCAACAGGGTAAGAAGTGTGGTCTCGCGCGCCGTGGGCACCGACCCGTATTCGGGATTGAGCCGGTAGTCGACGAATGACGTCAGGGCCAGCCAGAGCGCGAAGGCGAACAGAAGGATGAGCGCGACCGAAAAGAGCGTTGCCGTGACCTGAATCCCGACGCGGGTCTCGAGCCAGGCGCGCATGTCCAGAAGCCCGATGACGTCGAGCGCGAAGATCAGAACGCAGAACATCAGCACCAGCCGCAACACGCTGAAGGCCCGCGGCATGACGCGGTTCAGCCGGCGTTCCAGCAGTGGCAACTTCGCGCTGACGTCCTCGGGCAACGAGATGCCACGGGCGATCGCTCGGGCCAGCCAGCCGGATAGCAGCGCCGCGATCACGCCGGCGACCAGGATCTTGCCGAGCCCGACCAGCGCCGCATAGGTGACATCGGCCGGCTGGGTCATCACCACGAGAAACATTCCGGCGAGATACGCAAGCGCCGCCCAGTGCCAGTATCGTCCCAGTGCTGCCAGCCCCCGCGCGACGGGTCCCGGCGGCGTCGGAGGATATTCCTGCAAGGCGGGGCTCGGCGCGCCATCGGTCTCTTCCGCAGCGGCATCGAGCGCCAGACGCGGATCCGCCGTGGTCTCGAGCCAGCTTGCCACTTCCCGACGTCGGCGAAGGACCACATAGGCGAGATAGGCCAGCACGATCACCGTCAGAACTGCCGATACGGCGTTGCCCGCCGGTCTGCCGGCACTCTGGTTGACGATCGGAATGACCAGCAGATGGCCATATCCCAGAATGCTCACGACCACGCTCAGATAGCGCGACAACGCGCCGGCGGCCCGGTCGCCGACCGGGATGATCCTGAGGTCGCCGGCGATCGGAGACAGGACCGAGCGTATCGCGACCTTGATCAGTTCGACCACGAGAAACGCGTTCAGATAAAGCGCCTGGCGGATGCCGATCTGCCCCGGCGAGCCGATCAGGAAAAGCGCGACCGCATAGCCAAGAGCCCAGGCCAGCAGAACGACAAGCGCGCCGGCGACATTGGAACCGACGAAAAGGCCGACAGAGCGCATGAAGTCGGCCTGCGCGGCGCGGGCCCCGAGACGCCGGTGAAAGTCGCGGGTGAGCCAGCGCAACAGGACGAACAATGAGACCGTGCACAGGATGATCAGGGCCAGCCCCCTCAGCGCGTCGAGGAGGACGTCGAGGTTCCCGGCGCTCAGCCCCTCGAATACCGAGCGGCCACTCAGAAGTTGATCGCGCAGTTCCAGCACGGCTGCGGCGGCGTCCTGAACGGTGGTCTGGGTGAAAACCGCGATCCGGCTTCCGAAGGAAAGGATATCGCCAGCGACGGTAGAGTCATCCTCGCCATCCGTCGCCTCGCCCGACGGCGCCTGGGATTTCTCCAGCTCCGCAATCAGCCGGTCGCGCGCGTCAGGATCCTTCAGAACCTCCAGAAGGGCCGCCAGCGGCGCGGGCTCGTCCGACTGCGCACTGCCTTCGGCTTCGCTCGGGGATGCGGTGTTGAGCGTCTGCGCATCGGCCCCGGCACCGAGGGCGAACCACGCCAGGGCCGCAAGCACAAGCGCATGAAACTTCAAGATCCTGGCAATCCGCATCCTCGCCCGCCCTCTTCTCTTCCGGTTCATTCCGCCGTGTCCCGCGTTTATGCCGCCGACAGGATGGAAAGAAAAGTCGCGGCGCGCTCGGACAGTGCGGCGGGGACAGATCCGATTGGGCGGTCTGCAAGAGCGCGAACCCGATACCCGCGGGGTCGCACCGTAACCGCCGCGTCGGGTCCGGCAGGAGTCCCTGCGTCCGGAGACTGTATGGTCAGGATAAGGTGGTGGGTGATAACGGATTTGAACCGCTGACATCTTCGATGTGAACGAAGCGCTCTACCACTGAGCTAATCACCCATTCGGCCGGGATCTATCCAAAGCTCCCCGTCCTTGCAAGAGGCGGCGGCAAAAAACTGGCCGCCGAAGCCTTGCGAGGGCACCCGCAGCGGGGCAGGTCCGCGTCCAGACGGGTTCGCCCCTTCGCCGCGCTGGCGCAAGCAAAAACCCCCGCGACGCAGGTCGCGGGGGTCGATGCCGTCACATGTCGCGCTCAGTGCGCCGTCGCGGGATCTCCCGCGGCGGACTTGGCCGCAAGCGCCGCGGCAGCCGCCGCATCCTCGGCCTCCTGATCCCATTCGATCGGATCGGGCGCGCGAACAAGCGCATGCTCGAGAACCTCGGAGACGTGGCTGACCGGAATGATCTCGAGACCGCTCTTCACGTTGTCCGGGATTTCCGGCAGATCCTTCTCGTTCTCCTGCGGTATGAGCACGGTCTTCACGCCGCCGCGAAGCGCCGCGAGAAGCTTCTCCTTGAGCCCGCCGATGGCCGTCGCATTGCCACGCAGGGTCACTTCACCCGTCATGGCGATGTCCTTGCGGACAGGGATCTGCGTGAGCACCGACACGATCGCCGTGACCATCGCGAGCCCTGCCGAAGGACCGTCCTTCGGCGTTGCCCCGTCCGGAACGTGCACGTGAATGTCCAGCGTGTCGAACTTCGGCGGCTTGACCCCGATCCTGGGCGAGATCGACCGGACATAGCTCGACGCCGCGTCGATGGACTCCTTCATCACATCGCCAAGCTTGCCGGTGGTCTTCATCCGGCCCTTGCCCGGCAGGCGCAGCGCCTCGATGCTCAGCAGCTCGCCACCCACCGACGTATAGGCAAGCCCTGTCACAACGCCGATCTGGTCCTCCTTCTCAGCAAGCCCGTAGCGGTACTTCTTGACCCCGAGGAACTCGTCAACGTTCTCTGCCGTCACGTGCACGACGTCGGCTTCCTTCTTGACGATCTTCGTCAGGGCCTTCCGCGCCACCTTGGCGATCTCGCGCTCGAGGTTCCGGACGCCGGCCTCGCGGGTATAGACCCGGATCATCTCGGTCAGCGCCGACTCGTCGATCGAGAACTCCTTGGCTCTGAGCCCGTGGTTCTTGATCTGCTTCGGCACGAGGTGCTGACGCGCGATCTCGCGCTTCTCGTCCTCGGTATAGCCTGCGAGCGGTATGATCTCCATCCGGTCAAGCAGGGGACCGGGCATGTTGTAGCTGTTCGACGTGGTCAGGAACATCACGTTCGACAGGTCGTATTCCACTTCGAGATAGTGGTCGACGAACGTGCCGTTCTGTTCCGGATCGAGCACTTCAAGCATCGCCGAGGCCGGGTCGCCCCGGAAGTCCTGACCCATCTTGTCGATCTCGTCGAGCAGGATGAGCGGATTGGTGGTCTTCGCCTTTTTCAGCGCCTGGATGATCTTGCCGGGCATCGAGCCGATATAGGTCCGCCGGTGTCCGCGTATCTCGCTCTCGTCCCGCACGCCGCCCAGCGAGATGCGGATGAACTCGCGCCCCGTGGCCTTGGCGACCGACTTGCCGAGAGAGGTCTTACCCACGCCCGGAGGGCCGACGAGGCACATGATCGGCCCCTTCAGCTTGGACGAGCGTTGCTGCACCGCAAGGTACTCGACGATACGCTCCTTGACCTTCTCGAGCCCGTAATGATCGTCGTCGAGAACCTTCTGGGCCCGGCCCAGATCCTTCTTGACCCGGGACTTTACACCCCAGGGGATCGACAGCATCCAGTCGAGGTAGTTGCGCACCACCGTCGCCTCGGCGCTCATCGGGCTCATCGACTTGAGCTTCTTGAGCTCGGCCTCGGCCTTTTCGCGCGCCTCTTTCGAGAGCTTCGTCTCGGCGATCCTGGCCTCGAGTTCGGCCACCTCGTTGCGCCCGTCCTCGCCATCGCCCAGCTCCTGCTGGATCGCCTTCATCTGCTCGTTGAGATAGTACTCGCGCTGGGTCCGCTCCATCTGCGACTTCACGCGGGTCTTGATCTTCTTTTCGACCTGCAGCACCGACATCTCGCCCTGCATCAGGCCATAGACCTTCTCGAGCCGCTCGCTGACGATGAGTGTCTCCAGCAGCTCCTGCTTCTGCTTCACGTCGATGCCCAGATGCCCGGCAACCAGGTCGGCGAGCCGTGCGGGTTCTGTCGTCTCGCCCACGGCGGCAAGCGCTTCCTCGGGGACGTTCTTCTTGACCTTTGCATAGCGCTCGAACTCGTCGGCGACCGTGCGCAGCAGTGCCTCGGTCGTCGCGAGATGACCGGGCATCTCGGTGAGATACTCGGCGCGGGCCTCGAAGAAACTGTCGTTGTCGAGATACTTGGTGATGCGCACGCGCGCCTGGCCCTCGACGAGCACCTTCACGGTGCCATCGGGCAGTTTCAGAAGCTGCAGCACGTTCGCCAGGACACCGGCCTTGTAGATGCCGCTGGCATCGGGGTCGTCCACGCTGGGATCGATCTGGCTGGCGAGCAGGATCTGCTTGTCGTCCGCCATGACCTCTTCGAGCGCCCGAACCGACTTGTCCCGTCCAACGAACAGCGGAACGATCATGTGCGGAAACACAACGATGTCGCGCAGCGGGAGGACCGGATAGGAAGGGTTGAGCTGTCTGGTCATCATTTCATCCTTTACTAGCAGGAGAGCACCGGCCCCGCGAAACGGCAACCACGGCTCTCCCCGTCTCGGCTTGTTAACTTGGGCCTGAGGGCGGCCATTTTCAAGCGCGTGTCACCCCCGCCCGTCGAGGCAGTCTGCAACCTGGCACCATCGGCGGCAAGTCCGATCCTGTAGTTTGTGCGATACTCAACCACCAGATGATGGCATCCTGCCTGCATTTCTCGCGCAAACGTGACGCCAGACTCCGCCCGGAGGGCGGCGGTACGTACTTCCCTGTCATGGCGCGCGCCATCGCTGCGCCATGCCGCTGAACGCCATGACGTCCGTGCAGGGCCAACATCAGCAGCATTGCGTTAAGATTCGGTTCATCTGTCATCGCCCCGGAGCCCGGCCGCAGCGTCAGAGCGGTGCGATGTCGCCATCGGCCCGGTCGGCATGGAAGCTTTGCTCGAACTGCGCGAAGCGCCCGGCGGCGATCGCCGCGCGCATTTCCGACATCAGATCCTGATAATATCTCAGGTTGTGCCATGTCAGCAGCATCGAGGCGATGATCTCCTGGCTGCGGAAGACGTGGTGCAGATAGGCCCGGCTGTAGCCCCGGCAGGCAGGACATTCGCAGTCCGCATCGAGCGGACGCGGATCGTCCTGATGGCGCGCATTCTTGATGTTGACCACGCCGCGCCGGGTGAAGGCCTGCCCGGTTCGGCCCGACCGCGAGGGCAGCACGCAATCCATCATGTCGATGCCACGCTTGACCGCGCCGACGATATCGTCCGGCTTGCCCACGCCCATCAGATAGCGCGGCTTGTCCTCGGGCAGCATGTCCGGCGCATGATCTAGGCAGGCGAACATCGCCTCCTGCCCCTCGCCCACGGCGAGCCCGCCCACGGCGTAGCCATCGAACCCGATGGCCTTGAGAGCCTCGGCGCTTTCCTCGCGCAGGTCGCGTTCCAGTCCGCCCTGCTGGATCCCGAAAAGCGCGTGGCCGGGGCGGTCTCCGAAAGCGTCGCGCGACCGTTGCGCCCACCGCATCGACAGGCGCATGCTTTCGGCGATCCGGTCGCGGTCGGCGGGCAGCGCCGGGCATTCGTCGAAACACATCACGATATCCGAGCCGAGCAGCCGCTGGATCTCCATCGAGCGCTCCGGCGTGATCTCGTGCTTCGAGCCGTCGATATGGCTGCGGAAAGTCACCCCGCGCTCGGTCAGCTTGCGCAGATCGGCAAGACTCATCACCTGGAAGCCCCCCGAGTCCGTGAGGATGGGACGGTCCCAGTTCATGAAGCGGTGCAGCCCGCCCAGCCGGTCGATCCGCTCGGCCGTGGGGCGCAGCATCAGATGGTAGGTATTGCCAAGCAGGATATCCGCCCCGGTCGCCGCCACGCTTTCGGGCAGCATCGCCTTGACCGTCGCGGCGGTACCCACGGGCATGAAGGCGGGCGTGCGGATATCGCCGCGCGGGGTCGAGATGGTGCCGGTGCGCGCCTTGCCGTCACGGGCGGAGATGTCGAAGCGGAACTTTTCCATCCGGCCCCTCTGCCGCAAATCCGCATGCCCGCCAAGAGCCTATTGCCACAATGCGCCCCGGTCCGCAGACTTCCCGCATTTCAGGAGGCAGAGATTTCATGACGGACGACGACCACCTGAACCGCATCGACGCGCTGACACGGACGGCCCGCACCACATGGCTGGTGCTTCTGGGCACGCTGGTTTTCGTGGTCATCACGCTTGCGGGCGTCGACCATGTCGACTTCTACGGCGTGGACCGCGCCACCAAGCTGCCTCTGGTCGATGTCGAGGTGCCGACGCGGTACTTCTTCCTCGCCGCTCCCATGCTGATCGCGGCAATCCATTGTTACTTCCATCTTTACCTGATCCGGCTCTGGGATGCGCTGGGGGCGGCACCGCAGCGTCTGAAAGGAGTCAGGTTGGGCGACGCGGTCGCGCCCTGGCTGGTTTCAGATGCCGCCCTGCACCTGCGCAGCCGGCTGCGACAGGACAATTCCACGACTCGCCGCCCGCTCGAGTTGATCGCGACGGTGCTCAACCTGGTTCTGGCATCGGGGTTCG encodes:
- a CDS encoding HupE/UreJ family protein, giving the protein MESGAKPAYAHGSLPGIDGFYAGLLHPFSTPSQAVLMPGLGLVVGSFAVPKVNWHLAAFLAAMLAGMLSGSRFAQLDAALFAVAFAVCALNALQPGKLLAVSIPLVAVAGVLIGMASIPVQDRRQAACVMLPWYSSTDVRRHFHGLRAAEVQRRPEKPMNRHSARVGHSRQATDTAC
- a CDS encoding histidine phosphatase family protein — encoded protein: MSAFPRLFVMRHGQTEWNAARRMQGWRDSALTDQGVAEALRQRNILSGCDLTGCTAISSPQVRALHTAALALQGLVHEIRTDERLKEIGVGEWTGMTADQLELRGATFGDDSGSLLHYDRAPGGEGFEALYRRCKAFLDDLRGPAILVTHGVTSRMLRLIVLGRAIRELDDIPGGQGVVYHLEDGRQQCLPIGT
- a CDS encoding mechanosensitive ion channel domain-containing protein; this encodes MRIARILKFHALVLAALAWFALGAGADAQTLNTASPSEAEGSAQSDEPAPLAALLEVLKDPDARDRLIAELEKSQAPSGEATDGEDDSTVAGDILSFGSRIAVFTQTTVQDAAAAVLELRDQLLSGRSVFEGLSAGNLDVLLDALRGLALIILCTVSLFVLLRWLTRDFHRRLGARAAQADFMRSVGLFVGSNVAGALVVLLAWALGYAVALFLIGSPGQIGIRQALYLNAFLVVELIKVAIRSVLSPIAGDLRIIPVGDRAAGALSRYLSVVVSILGYGHLLVIPIVNQSAGRPAGNAVSAVLTVIVLAYLAYVVLRRRREVASWLETTADPRLALDAAAEETDGAPSPALQEYPPTPPGPVARGLAALGRYWHWAALAYLAGMFLVVMTQPADVTYAALVGLGKILVAGVIAALLSGWLARAIARGISLPEDVSAKLPLLERRLNRVMPRAFSVLRLVLMFCVLIFALDVIGLLDMRAWLETRVGIQVTATLFSVALILLFAFALWLALTSFVDYRLNPEYGSVPTARETTLLTLLRNAATILLLVLTLMFVLSEIGLDIGPLLASAGVVGLAVGFGSQKLVQDIINGVFIQFENAMNVGDVVTAGATTGVVERLSVRSVSLRDLHGVYHIIPFSSVDLVSNFMKEFSYSVCDMGVAYREDVEDVKAAMHDAFALMKQDEEMARDVLGDLEWFGVEAFGDNAVVLRARIKTRPGKQWGIGRAYNGALKTVFDERGIEIPFPQRTLWLGEGKDGSSQALRIATAESPRRTRAPERRPEGDEGQGPRDYDIPESPGEDR
- the lon gene encoding endopeptidase La — translated: MTRQLNPSYPVLPLRDIVVFPHMIVPLFVGRDKSVRALEEVMADDKQILLASQIDPSVDDPDASGIYKAGVLANVLQLLKLPDGTVKVLVEGQARVRITKYLDNDSFFEARAEYLTEMPGHLATTEALLRTVADEFERYAKVKKNVPEEALAAVGETTEPARLADLVAGHLGIDVKQKQELLETLIVSERLEKVYGLMQGEMSVLQVEKKIKTRVKSQMERTQREYYLNEQMKAIQQELGDGEDGRNEVAELEARIAETKLSKEAREKAEAELKKLKSMSPMSAEATVVRNYLDWMLSIPWGVKSRVKKDLGRAQKVLDDDHYGLEKVKERIVEYLAVQQRSSKLKGPIMCLVGPPGVGKTSLGKSVAKATGREFIRISLGGVRDESEIRGHRRTYIGSMPGKIIQALKKAKTTNPLILLDEIDKMGQDFRGDPASAMLEVLDPEQNGTFVDHYLEVEYDLSNVMFLTTSNSYNMPGPLLDRMEIIPLAGYTEDEKREIARQHLVPKQIKNHGLRAKEFSIDESALTEMIRVYTREAGVRNLEREIAKVARKALTKIVKKEADVVHVTAENVDEFLGVKKYRYGLAEKEDQIGVVTGLAYTSVGGELLSIEALRLPGKGRMKTTGKLGDVMKESIDAASSYVRSISPRIGVKPPKFDTLDIHVHVPDGATPKDGPSAGLAMVTAIVSVLTQIPVRKDIAMTGEVTLRGNATAIGGLKEKLLAALRGGVKTVLIPQENEKDLPEIPDNVKSGLEIIPVSHVSEVLEHALVRAPDPIEWDQEAEDAAAAAALAAKSAAGDPATAH
- the tgt gene encoding tRNA guanosine(34) transglycosylase Tgt, whose amino-acid sequence is MEKFRFDISARDGKARTGTISTPRGDIRTPAFMPVGTAATVKAMLPESVAATGADILLGNTYHLMLRPTAERIDRLGGLHRFMNWDRPILTDSGGFQVMSLADLRKLTERGVTFRSHIDGSKHEITPERSMEIQRLLGSDIVMCFDECPALPADRDRIAESMRLSMRWAQRSRDAFGDRPGHALFGIQQGGLERDLREESAEALKAIGFDGYAVGGLAVGEGQEAMFACLDHAPDMLPEDKPRYLMGVGKPDDIVGAVKRGIDMMDCVLPSRSGRTGQAFTRRGVVNIKNARHQDDPRPLDADCECPACRGYSRAYLHHVFRSQEIIASMLLTWHNLRYYQDLMSEMRAAIAAGRFAQFEQSFHADRADGDIAPL